Within the Salvia hispanica cultivar TCC Black 2014 chromosome 4, UniMelb_Shisp_WGS_1.0, whole genome shotgun sequence genome, the region ATTACCAATGCTTCATTCAAAAGAAGCTTCAAAAGCATTCTTTATGcctttttgcttttgcttctttaattttttattctcttttcaccGTGCCTTCGCCGATACtgtcattttgtttttctgtATTATTctcacacaaaaataaatgtctcttctttgttaattattcattgagaaataaacattattattagcAACTCATTCTTGCTATCTTCATCCCTACAACAAAATAGCCCAACCGTAATATATCCAATTAGGgcttgtttgattttgaattcCCGTGACTTCCGGCCTATCATGCACTCccatttcaaaattaagaatagCACAATAACTGGCAAACATTTTACAAACACTCAAGAATATCTCAtaacataccaacataatacTGATAAGTAGGTATGCATTTGGAAGAACAGACAATTTATTCTTTCCCGGTTCAAATAAGATTCGGTTCCCTTTTTACAAATAAGACTATTTACCCAATGGAACAATAATGTCTGTCGATTGATACAAAGATCCATGCGCTCAAATCTTTCAACAGTATAACCATGTCGGTAATTACACAGGCGCAGCCAACATTAGACGTAAAACCAAGTAAGATGGTGTAATCAGTAGTAGCCTAGAAAGAAAAGCATTCTTAGTTGACTGGAGTGGGGCCTGGCTTCCTCTGGAAGAAAAGCGAACCTAATAGAACAGCAATCCCTGTTATTGCAATAGTAAACAGTAGACGCCTAGGTGAAAACTCACGCGGTTGCCTCCTCGGAGCACCTGCAGCCCTTTCCCTTTCCAGTGCTCTCGTGTTCCTTCAAAGAtaccctccgtttcttcatagttgaggcgaaacttttaGGCACGAAATTTTAGAAAGGAatattgggtgtgttaaacaaatagataaaaaagttagagagaggaaaatgtggagagaataaagtataaagtgaataaagtagagagaataaagtaagagatagtaaagtaagaaagagaaaaaggttaccatatataaaaatgactcaactatgaagaaactttccgaaatggaaaaatgactcgaCTATGAAGAAATGAAAACCCAGGTACACTTTTTCAAGGCCTAAACAGGATACTACCTTATCAGGTAGTTACCAACTAGGAAACACGATAAAAATGATCCTGAAGAAAACTAGTAAATATTTCACCTAAAACCACATCTCTGGCAGTCTTCTGAAAACAAAGAATATCCACTTACATATCACCTCAAATTGTGCTATTCAGGCTATCAAATCACATacctcaaattttgaaaataatttttaaaacacaaaaagtaACCAAACATCAAATAATAAGCAAGAGgctgaataaattaatatcacattctactaacctTGATGACTCAGCTACGGTTCTAACAGGACCAGTGCATCTGCTTACATGGCTATGCATCTCTCGAAgtcttatatatttatggcACATGTAGCATAACTCTGTCCGATTTCCACAAACTTCCTGAAATGAACAATGAATAGCGCATTAAATCATATGAAGAAAATCACAAATCAAACTAACAACTTACCACCTGATGCTCCAATAGATCAATTGCAGGCAGTGGAAATTCACAATATTCACAAGTCACAATTCTTTTCGGGCAATTTTCTCCTTTGTGAACATCTAAAATATCACGGTCCATAGTCTCACTGCACAGGGAACAACAGACCTGCCAAGTAATTGAAAAGCCATGAGTACGATAAACTTGCACAACACAATTACGATTGAGACTCAAGAAAAATGTATTAAGTGCAAATACAATGATGCAAAAACAAATCATCCTTCAGTCAACACAGCATTCTAAACTATTAGTGtcatagtaattaattaatactactataagcAGTCATTCTTCAAGACAACTATTGTTATTTGAACCGAAGTAACTAtaaatgagttgaaaagttGATTACTTCTGGAGACTTTTTAGAATAATTAGTATAGTTGGGATGTAAAAGTATAAAACACAaagatttctattttaaaaagagaACACGGATCAACAGTGCATATAGAAAACATTTTGAGGAGTAAACACatgatattttgatttcatgAATTGAGACTCAATTACGAGAGATTTTGTATACAGTTCGCAGATCTGCTTGATCTCACATTTATAGTAGATTTGGCAGTATGGCTGGTCCATTTCTCGGGCTTTCTTTTCTCCTCACTCAAGTTCTTAATTCCCACACAATAGAATTAGTCTTAGATTGCCATTcttttatacaaaattatgTTCATTTGCCATAATCATTTATGCACGTGATGAAGAATTAAGCCAATTCCATGTCAAAGACACAATCTATTGGATGTCCCTGTTCCTAGAGATATATTTCCTTTATAAATTTCACAGAATTTAAACAGCGAAAATAAATCAGTATACCGGGGCATGGGTACTCAGAAAGTGCTCCTCTGCATGTTTTCGGGGTATCATATCACCACACACTTTACACTTCTCCAGATTCCGGGAGCAGTGAGCGAAATGCAAGTCAATATTGGAAGATGGAATAGCTCTGTCACTGCAATGAATGAATATTAATTCAGCATACAATGTAGATATTTGAAAAGGTTGAAGCGGACAACATTAAACATAAGGATGTTCATCAAGCATCCATAGGCAAATGAACCAGAATACTCCTAGAATGAAGATTTGACAGTTTCTTTAATATTGATGATTATTAAACAGTTGGTTGAAATAATAACTAAAAGGATTAAATCAGCAGTCAAGGGTAGTAGATAGTTAGATTTTCTGCTCCAATCTGCTTAGATTAAAACAGCAAACTAGGAAAGCCAAGCTCGGTAATATGCAATAGCAAGTACATCACATTATTTCACTGCACCATAGCATGTACTTAATACGAAAAAATGTACTtctgatttaattatattttaaatggtTATCTTGGTTGACATAGAAACTGAATGTGACCTTACCAAAAACATACTACTATGATTGCTTAGATGTATTTGTGTACATGAAAGTGCGGCAGTAATGCAAAAGAGTTGAAGTGCAAAGAATTCTTTGCACATATCACATGAACGTGCCGGTATATTTGACACAGACTCGAGACGCACTGAAAGTCCTCACCAGCATTGTAATTTGATAATCAACACGTGATTAGAAAAACCTTGTGATTCAACACAAATcacaatatcacaaacacAAGGCAcataatcttattttgtaatcaCTCAATCATCCACAGTTATCTAGCTGCAAAATTTCTCAAACAATCAGATGATGGTTGACCACATAAAATGCGAATTTCCACATCCACAACAGAAACATTGACCACGATATAAAACTCGGAATCATAATCATACAATAGAAACAGATAAATAtttcgaaaaaaaaaggaaatcgGAAATGAAACTAACCAGTGACCGCATACGCTAGTGACCTGATCATCATCAGAAACTCCAGCCATTCCCCTCTTTGAAAACAGGAAAGCACTGCCGCACAGCAAAACCAGTAGCAATATTCACAAATTCAGACACGAAATATcaaataaacaatcaaaaaATTGATCATCGGAAGTAATAGGTCAACACAATCGAATTGTAATCAATTATCGCAGGAAAATGATTACCGGAAGAATTGACCTCCTCTGCGCTCCGATAACAGGGACGATCAGATCACCCGGTATGAAAATTGGTTAAACCAATTGAGTAATGATATGTGGAAATTTATGGATGTAAAGTAAATTAGGTGAGAGGATTTTAGGTTTTAACAATGCGTACGTACAAACTTTTGGGGACtaggaagagagagagtgagatgAGAGAGAGGAAGTCCAATTTGACGACGAAGATTTTGATGACACCGCACCAGCTCGTATGATTGAATGTCGGGACGTTTTACACGTGCTAGCTCAGCGCGTGACAAAATCATGGGCTCTGGAGTTgagaaaattcattttttcgCACTGCTAATGCACTCAGATTGCTGCTTTTCTTCACAGATCAAACGAGTTTTGCATACAGTGACCGACGAACTTGACGGGGTTCTAAAAATCGAACAATCAGTGCTTCTAAAAATGCTAAGTACTACGTGTAGAATTTAAGGTCTTGCTGTTAGCACACCTCACAAATTCGATGATAGTTGCGACAATCAAAATGTCAAACTTTGCGTTGTGAGCATCAGTATCTCCGCAACATTCATCCACTATTGAAATGTGAAACCATGTTTTTGGGTAGATGCACAACTTTCCTTTTGATGGGgttgtattatttaaattttgaacttgATATTACAAAAGGAATTTTCCTATGATTATAGTTTGATGACATGAAGTGTTGGATAACAATTTACACAAATTACCATCAAGTTAATGAcaaatacaaatttgaaatcacTGATTGACCATAATTCacaagaaaatcaaatatctGGTTAGGTATCAAATAATTACAAGTACTACATCCACCAAACCAAATAATGCAATTCCCACGtttaataaactaaaagagccaaaaacaaaagaatattttatGGACACAATAATATTCTTGTTATcctaaaaaaaactcaaatcGATATATCTTCCTATTTTTCTCTACCACAAGCTCTTCCCATAACTTAAAAAACATTAGCAGAAATGTGCAAAAAATCCTCAAATGAAACACAGATATTCATCTCCCGACGGTGACAAAGATTCAAGAGAAGATCAGATGCATTCATGCTGGGGGCGTTTCAAACTCGTATTCTCACGCTCAAGAAACCAAAGAAAGCTCAAAGATAGCAGCACCAACAGTTCTAGCTTTATAAGTTTCCCGTTTTTGAAGTCAAAAAAGCGTGGCAAGCAATCTGAGGCTTTTAGGTACAGTCCGTTGAGCTATGCTCAGAACTTCGACGATGGGATCGAATGGGAAGCCGACGACCCAGATTTTCGAGGGTTTACGTCGAGGTATGCTGCACCTACTCCGTCAAATCTTGATCCATGTTAGATAGTGAGCGACTCTAGCGTTATAGTGCTCTTTCAAATGAGTGTATATTgttgttaaaaataattgtcatCGTCTAATAATACATAAATGGCGTTTGGTTTCCTAGATTAAATGGTACTACCATTatataatttaggattaagttgttagattattttagttggatgGGATtgactatgactaattatcccatgattatttATCCAGGATTTTATAAGTTGTGGGATTCAATTGCATGAACCAATTATAAGTATATACTTAATcatgaaatataatatttgaaaccgAATAATCCCATAATGGATAATATAGACAAGAATATGGTCCAGACTTATAACAGAAACTCCATGTTGACGAATTAATCACTCACTACCAATATCTATATATGTGCCAAACAATGTGTATACAAGTCTGATGCATGAACAATTTACGATACAATAGTTCAATAACGTGAAACCGATACATCTCGGTATATATGTTAAAGATATAATTAGACTTTTTCTaaactttgtgattttttcGACAATTTGTTCTAATATACGCAACACCTTTCGTAATCTGTTCTATTCAATTCtatgcaaaaaaatattctaaattaatataagTATTTTGTTCCCGTTTAATGTTATTAAATCACCCTAGAGAATAATCttacttctttttatttaacacaATATATTGCAAACATGtagcatatttatatgtttCGTTCCCAAGCAATGGTATTAATTTTCATACTATATTCAACTCTATGCATAAGATATTCCAAATTAATTGCAATTTCATTAAATAGACGATAATATACTATACATCCCACGCCTCTCATAAATCTGGTGTGGAGACCAACGCACAAGATTTTGTCCTAGAAAATTAAACGcatgattaattaatgattttacaATCTCACACACAAGTACTTAATGGAAGATAATTTCTAggaaaaatcacatattttagtttatcgACATGGACTTATTTTCATCAAATGAGTGTCGTACTTGTGGGAAAAAGAGTATATTTTCAGGGTTCAAAAAGTGGATATCATTGCCAGAAGATGacaagggaaagaagaagaaattagaGAATTTTGCAAAGTCAAAAGCGATACAGAGTCCAAAGAGCAATGCTAAAAACTTAGAGAATTTTAAGTCCAATCCAAAGCTAAAAACGATAAATTCATGGGATAATGAGATCAACAAATTCTTTTTTCCCATGAGGTGTgcaacttttatttttaatttattttcagtaTTGACAGAGTAAAATAGAGTTATGTaggtatattttttaatagtgtTGTGGAATTCTGTATTTTcctactaattaaaaaattaattataaatatgaagaatattgatgaaattgaatcgctgaaaacaacataaaaacGATTTTAGGcacaaaatttgaacaaaCGCAACTtgcattaatttaaaatagcaAATAATCCAATTGAAATACTGAAACGATTCACCTCTCAAAAGGTAGCGTAACGGTATCCGCCGCTAGGGTTACCGATGGAATAATCTTCCGGCAGCCTCGAAACGCCGTGCACGAGCGCGAGGGCGGCTCCGATCATCGAGGAAAGGAACAATTTCGTCCAGAAGTGATTCCAGAACAGCGCGCTCAAAGTGACGACGCCGAGAAATCCGATGGCGAATCTGTGATCGTGGAGGGGATAGTCGCGGGAGAGGACGAAGTAAATCCAGGCGGCGGAGAGGCAGAGGAAGAAGAGTAGGGAGTGGGGGCGGGTGAGGAGGGTTAGGAGGAAGATGATTATGGTCAAAACGACGTAGTTTCGGCGGAAATAGCGGAGGTTTTGGGTGACGCGGCAGACCGATTCGGAGAGGGAGGCGGGAGGCCTAAGGGCGGAGAGGTCTTGGAACTCCGCCCACGGCTGGAGCATGGCGGAGCTGGTGGTTGGTTCAGCCGGTCAAGAGTTGGATCTCTTGCTTTTAATCACACTCTGCTGTCCGTTAAACGCGGGATTAAAGGCACAAAACGCATCAATTATGctcatttctttctttgtgTTTTCTCAATAGCTtcattctttgttttatagtattattatagaatgtgattatgaaaatattaattatgtttatcagTTATCAGTTATCACTCTTGAAAAATGGATAGTTGTCTATGATCTAAACATGgtggaatttaattatttgatctTGGTTCAAACTTCCAATTTTTGAagcttttttttatacaaaaataaattaaaaactgtaAATTTGTCTTTGAGTTGAacattttatttcaagaaTAATCATAactaatatttcataattgaaTCCTatgctattttttaatacataagTGTTGCGTTTCGTGCCTAGGATTCCATAAAGtttaattatcttttggattgaatggaatattattttttattcaagtgggatagtactattaaatatattataatttattcacttctatgcataaaatattactacaatttaattgaaatttactAGATTAACAATAATATACCCGGCCCCACACCTTTCAAAAATCTAGTATGGATTATTATGCAAATTGATAcactcggattttgcactattttaaggccatcatttggtctgttttttatatcaaagtcactctacatgttcattatttatatattttgtctattttggtattttgacgtgttttgtgagaaatgtgcataattgaaccgaaaaagggagccaaaacgcaaagtccGGAAATCTGAGTCGACGGACCGGCGACCGCATGATGTGTACGGCGACCGCGGCGCCCGGCGGGCGGAACAATGCAGCGGTATGCC harbors:
- the LOC125223147 gene encoding TRAF-type zinc finger domain-containing protein 1-like isoform X2, which translates into the protein MAGVSDDDQVTSVCGHCDRAIPSSNIDLHFAHCSRNLEKCKVCGDMIPRKHAEEHFLSTHAPVCCSLCSETMDRDILDVHKGENCPKRIVTCEYCEFPLPAIDLLEHQEVCGNRTELCYMCHKYIRLREMHSHVSRCTGPVRTVAESSRNTRALERERAAGAPRRQPREFSPRRLLFTIAITGIAVLLGSLFFQRKPGPTPVN
- the LOC125223147 gene encoding TRAF-type zinc finger domain-containing protein 1-like isoform X3; the protein is MAGVSDDDQVTSVCGHCDRAIPSSNIDLHFAHCSRNLEKCKVCGDMIPRKHAEEHFLSTHAPVCCSLCSETMDRDILDVHKGENCPKRIVTCEYCEFPLPAIDLLEHQVEVCGNRTELCYMCHKYIRLREMHSHVSRCTGPVRTVAESSRNTRALERERAAGAPRRQPRSLFFQRKPGPTPVN
- the LOC125223147 gene encoding TRAF-type zinc finger domain-containing protein 1-like isoform X1; amino-acid sequence: MAGVSDDDQVTSVCGHCDRAIPSSNIDLHFAHCSRNLEKCKVCGDMIPRKHAEEHFLSTHAPVCCSLCSETMDRDILDVHKGENCPKRIVTCEYCEFPLPAIDLLEHQVEVCGNRTELCYMCHKYIRLREMHSHVSRCTGPVRTVAESSRNTRALERERAAGAPRRQPREFSPRRLLFTIAITGIAVLLGSLFFQRKPGPTPVN
- the LOC125223147 gene encoding TRAF-type zinc finger domain-containing protein 1-like isoform X4, which produces MAGVSDDDQVTSVCGHCDRAIPSSNIDLHFAHCSRNLEKCKVCGDMIPRKHAEEHFLSTHAPVCCSLCSETMDRDILDVHKGENCPKRIVTCEYCEFPLPAIDLLEHQVEVCGNRTELCYMCHKYIRLREMHSHVSRCTGPVRTVAESSRNTRALERERAAGSLFFQRKPGPTPVN
- the LOC125220863 gene encoding PRA1 family protein B3-like, whose translation is PAEPTTSSAMLQPWAEFQDLSALRPPASLSESVCRVTQNLRYFRRNYVVLTIIIFLLTLLTRPHSLLFFLCLSAAWIYFVLSRDYPLHDHRFAIGFLGVVTLSALFWNHFWTKLFLSSMIGAALALVHGVSRLPEDYSIGNPSGGYRYATF